One genomic segment of Drosophila melanogaster chromosome 3R includes these proteins:
- the cindr gene encoding CIN85 and CD2AP related, isoform D, with translation MLPPKPQREFCRVEFPYAPQNDDELELKVDDIIAVISTELPDKGWWKGEIRGKVGVFPDNFVKMLAPSEVAPINEPPSATQITQNQRKVSNTASTTSHMTTTNSSNSSTTSVTTQQQKEQIGGSSSTTSKVYIKKTGSSSNSTTSSTTTASSSAGRKESFGSRDSLNDILSETGLPTGNVAAQRKSLENKNLDLTKPPGVGASVSIGQQRSSTSSATTSSATTVATGLTSSSVSKSMENMLDEKVKSPPPPVLSKKPSVPLKKTPTGGVPMTGNLLGGKKKNTEGKLTTAVSHDLADGLAASKMLSGANQLPESGAAGNVVIRRAATIAVEDTDFDRVERASILTDMRQGRVKAPKRRPPSAAINVLGESNNNSVYVNGSGMSGSGGAGSASELSEDGGAGGKTSDDNSTGEEPQLAKPKPREWEKKKAPWMEELKASQVTRKKTSPSVEPRGASVAERTSKLFAAEQAVSSNSSSITTKVQSSAVTSSMFVENSTTSSSVITSSSHTTTNDAIMSRSLSAAKVQTASSDEETRATRPNSLAIRNQRSVSPLVKSSNASSSQSQEEKPTSQLNNHQDASSSRVAQLEQRVDKLEGLVLNQQRTIEELVNALKSEAERVKILRSELDKYAQCVTQV, from the exons ATGTTGCCACCCAAGCCGCAGCGGGAGTTCTGCCGGGTGGAGTTCCCCTACGCCCCGCAGAACGACGATGAACTGGAGCTGAAGGTGGACGACATAATCGCAGTTATCAGCACGGAACTGCCCGATAAGGGCTGGTGGAAAGGAGAAATCCGCGGCAAAGTGGGCGTCTTTCCCGACAATTTTGTCAAAATGCTGGCACCTTCGGAAG TTGCACCGATCAACGAGCCACCGAGTGCCACACAGATTACGCAGAATCAGAGGAAGGTCAGCAACACCGCCAGCACCACCAGCCACATGACCACAACGAACTCAAGCAATTCCAGCACCACCTCGGTGACCacgcagcagcagaaggagcagATCGGAGGCAGTTCCTCCACCACATCGAAGGTGTACATCAAGAAGACCGGGAGCAGTAGCAATAGCActaccagcagcaccaccacagCTTCCTCTTCGGCGGGTCGCAAGGAGAGCTTTGGTTCCCGTGACTCCCTGAACGATATCCTTAGTGAAACGGGTCTGCCCACCGGCAATGTGGCTGCCCAAAGGAAATCCCTGGAGAACAAGAACCTGGACCTGACTAAGCCACCTGGAGTGGGAGCATCAGTGTCCATTGGACAGCAGCGGAGCAGCACCTCTAGTGCCACCACCTCCTCAGCCACTACAGTAGCCACTGGACTAACCTCATCATCAGTGAGCAAGTCCATGGAGAACATGCTGGACGAGAAGGTCAAgtcgccaccaccgccggtGCTCAGCAAGAAGCCCAGTGTGCCGCTCAAGAAAACTCCCACCGGCGGAGTTCCTATGACTG GTAACCTTTTGGGCGGCAAGAAAAAGAATACCGAGGGAAAGCTCACCACTGCCGTGTCCCATGATTTGGCGGATGGTCTTGCGGCCAGCAAGATGCTTTCAGGTGCTAATCAACTACCTGAATCTGGAGCAGCTGGCAATGTGGTGATCCGGAGAGCTGCCACGATTGCAGTGGAGGATACAGATTTCGATCGCGTGGAGAGGGCTTCCATACTCACGGATATGCGGCAAGGAAGGGTCAAGGCGCCAAAGAGACGTCCACCATCGGCGGCTATCAATGTGCTGGGCGAAAGTAATAACAATTCCGTATATGTAAATGGCAGTGGAATGTCCGGATCTGGTGGAGCAGGAAGTGCCAGTGAGTTGAGTGAAGATGGCGGTGCTGGAGGGAAGACTTCTGATGACAATTCCACCGGCGAGGAACCACAGTTGGCCAAACCCAAGCCACGTGAGTGGGAGAAGAAGAAGGCGCCTTGGATGGAGGAGCTGAAGGCCTCGCAGGTCACCAGGAAAAAGACCTCACCCAGTGTGGAGCCACGAGGAGCTTCGGTGGCCGAAAGGACATCCAAACTCTTTGCGGCCGAGCAAGCTGTcagcagcaatagcagcaGTATCACAACGAAAGTCCAATCTTCAGCGGTGACCTCCTCCATGTTTGTGGAGAACTCAACGACCAGCAGCTCGGTGATCACCAGTAGCTCccacaccaccaccaacgATGCCATCATGTCGCGCAGCTTGTCGGCTGCCAAAGTCCAAACCGCCAGCAGCGACGAGGAGACGAGAGCCACAAGGCCAAACAGTCTAGCTATACGAAATCAACGAAGTGTTTCGCCTCTGGTAAAGAGCTCCAATGCCAGCAGCTCGCAGTCCCAGGAGGAGAAGCCCACCAGCCAGCTGAACAACCACCAGGATGCCAGTTCCTCAAGGGTGGCCCAATTGGAGCAACGGGTGGATAAGCTGGAGGGGCTGGTGCTAAACCAACAGCGAACCATTGAGGAGCTGGTAAATGCCCTGAAATCGGAAGCTGAACGCGTCAAGATTTTGAGGAGCGAACTGGACAAATACGCGCAGTGCGTGACGCAAGTTTGA
- the cindr gene encoding CIN85 and CD2AP related, isoform F, translating into MLPPKPQREFCRVEFPYAPQNDDELELKVDDIIAVISTELPDKGWWKGEIRGKVGVFPDNFVKMLAPSEAAPPLPRPRPRTRPGMGGTGAGSGSGIIDGVRTPRRTQRGGSFEFLGARMASFITTIFAPINEPPSATQITQNQRKVSNTASTTSHMTTTNSSNSSTTSVTTQQQKEQIGGSSSTTSKVYIKKTGSSSNSTTSSTTTASSSAGRKESFGSRDSLNDILSETGLPTGNVAAQRKSLENKNLDLTKPPGVGASVSIGQQRSSTSSATTSSATTVATGLTSSSVSKSMENMLDEKVKSPPPPVLSKKPSVPLKKTPTGGVPMTGNLLGGKKKNTEGKLTTAVSHDLADGLAASKMLSGANQLPESGAAGNVVIRRAATIAVEDTDFDRVERASILTDMRQGRVKAPKRRPPSAAINVLGESNNNSVYVNGSGMSGSGGAGSASELSEDGGAGGKTSDDNSTGEEPQLAKPKPREWEKKKAPWMEELKASQVTRKKTSPSVEPRGASVAERTSKLFAAEQAVSSNSSSITTKVQSSAVTSSMFVENSTTSSSVITSSSHTTTNDAIMSRSLSAAKVQTASSDEETRATRPNSLAIRNQRSVSPLVKSSNASSSQSQEEKPTSQLNNHQDASSSRVAQLEQRVDKLEGLVLNQQRTIEELVNALKSEAERVKILRSELDKYAQCVTQV; encoded by the exons ATGTTGCCACCCAAGCCGCAGCGGGAGTTCTGCCGGGTGGAGTTCCCCTACGCCCCGCAGAACGACGATGAACTGGAGCTGAAGGTGGACGACATAATCGCAGTTATCAGCACGGAACTGCCCGATAAGGGCTGGTGGAAAGGAGAAATCCGCGGCAAAGTGGGCGTCTTTCCCGACAATTTTGTCAAAATGCTGGCACCTTCGGAAG cagctccACCGTTgccacggccacgcccacgcacCCGGCCTGGAATGGGCGGAACGGGAGCCGGATCCGGGTCCGGAATTATAGATGGGGTCCGTACTCCACGGCGGACGCAGCGAGGCGGCTCTTTCGAGTTCTTGGGCGCGCGTATGGCCAGCTTTATCACCACGATTT TTGCACCGATCAACGAGCCACCGAGTGCCACACAGATTACGCAGAATCAGAGGAAGGTCAGCAACACCGCCAGCACCACCAGCCACATGACCACAACGAACTCAAGCAATTCCAGCACCACCTCGGTGACCacgcagcagcagaaggagcagATCGGAGGCAGTTCCTCCACCACATCGAAGGTGTACATCAAGAAGACCGGGAGCAGTAGCAATAGCActaccagcagcaccaccacagCTTCCTCTTCGGCGGGTCGCAAGGAGAGCTTTGGTTCCCGTGACTCCCTGAACGATATCCTTAGTGAAACGGGTCTGCCCACCGGCAATGTGGCTGCCCAAAGGAAATCCCTGGAGAACAAGAACCTGGACCTGACTAAGCCACCTGGAGTGGGAGCATCAGTGTCCATTGGACAGCAGCGGAGCAGCACCTCTAGTGCCACCACCTCCTCAGCCACTACAGTAGCCACTGGACTAACCTCATCATCAGTGAGCAAGTCCATGGAGAACATGCTGGACGAGAAGGTCAAgtcgccaccaccgccggtGCTCAGCAAGAAGCCCAGTGTGCCGCTCAAGAAAACTCCCACCGGCGGAGTTCCTATGACTG GTAACCTTTTGGGCGGCAAGAAAAAGAATACCGAGGGAAAGCTCACCACTGCCGTGTCCCATGATTTGGCGGATGGTCTTGCGGCCAGCAAGATGCTTTCAGGTGCTAATCAACTACCTGAATCTGGAGCAGCTGGCAATGTGGTGATCCGGAGAGCTGCCACGATTGCAGTGGAGGATACAGATTTCGATCGCGTGGAGAGGGCTTCCATACTCACGGATATGCGGCAAGGAAGGGTCAAGGCGCCAAAGAGACGTCCACCATCGGCGGCTATCAATGTGCTGGGCGAAAGTAATAACAATTCCGTATATGTAAATGGCAGTGGAATGTCCGGATCTGGTGGAGCAGGAAGTGCCAGTGAGTTGAGTGAAGATGGCGGTGCTGGAGGGAAGACTTCTGATGACAATTCCACCGGCGAGGAACCACAGTTGGCCAAACCCAAGCCACGTGAGTGGGAGAAGAAGAAGGCGCCTTGGATGGAGGAGCTGAAGGCCTCGCAGGTCACCAGGAAAAAGACCTCACCCAGTGTGGAGCCACGAGGAGCTTCGGTGGCCGAAAGGACATCCAAACTCTTTGCGGCCGAGCAAGCTGTcagcagcaatagcagcaGTATCACAACGAAAGTCCAATCTTCAGCGGTGACCTCCTCCATGTTTGTGGAGAACTCAACGACCAGCAGCTCGGTGATCACCAGTAGCTCccacaccaccaccaacgATGCCATCATGTCGCGCAGCTTGTCGGCTGCCAAAGTCCAAACCGCCAGCAGCGACGAGGAGACGAGAGCCACAAGGCCAAACAGTCTAGCTATACGAAATCAACGAAGTGTTTCGCCTCTGGTAAAGAGCTCCAATGCCAGCAGCTCGCAGTCCCAGGAGGAGAAGCCCACCAGCCAGCTGAACAACCACCAGGATGCCAGTTCCTCAAGGGTGGCCCAATTGGAGCAACGGGTGGATAAGCTGGAGGGGCTGGTGCTAAACCAACAGCGAACCATTGAGGAGCTGGTAAATGCCCTGAAATCGGAAGCTGAACGCGTCAAGATTTTGAGGAGCGAACTGGACAAATACGCGCAGTGCGTGACGCAAGTTTGA
- the cindr gene encoding CIN85 and CD2AP related, isoform A translates to MTTTNSSNSSTTSVTTQQQKEQIGGSSSTTSKVYIKKTGSSSNSTTSSTTTASSSAGRKESFGSRDSLNDILSETGLPTGNVAAQRKSLENKNLDLTKPPGVGASVSIGQQRSSTSSATTSSATTVATGLTSSSVSKSMENMLDEKVKSPPPPVLSKKPSVPLKKTPTGGVPMTGNLLGGKKKNTEGKLTTAVSHDLADGLAASKMLSGANQLPESGAAGNVVIRRAATIAVEDTDFDRVERASILTDMRQGRVKAPKRRPPSAAINVLGESNNNSVYVNGSGMSGSGGAGSASELSEDGGAGGKTSDDNSTGEEPQLAKPKPREWEKKKAPWMEELKASQVTRKKTSPSVEPRGASVAERTSKLFAAEQAVSSNSSSITTKVQSSAVTSSMFVENSTTSSSVITSSSHTTTNDAIMSRSLSAAKVQTASSDEETRATRPNSLAIRNQRSVSPLVKSSNASSSQSQEEKPTSQLNNHQDASSSRVAQLEQRVDKLEGLVLNQQRTIEELVNALKSEAERVKILRSELDKYAHKQTRRGKFDNWMF, encoded by the exons ATGACCACAACGAACTCAAGCAATTCCAGCACCACCTCGGTGACCacgcagcagcagaaggagcagATCGGAGGCAGTTCCTCCACCACATCGAAGGTGTACATCAAGAAGACCGGGAGCAGTAGCAATAGCActaccagcagcaccaccacagCTTCCTCTTCGGCGGGTCGCAAGGAGAGCTTTGGTTCCCGTGACTCCCTGAACGATATCCTTAGTGAAACGGGTCTGCCCACCGGCAATGTGGCTGCCCAAAGGAAATCCCTGGAGAACAAGAACCTGGACCTGACTAAGCCACCTGGAGTGGGAGCATCAGTGTCCATTGGACAGCAGCGGAGCAGCACCTCTAGTGCCACCACCTCCTCAGCCACTACAGTAGCCACTGGACTAACCTCATCATCAGTGAGCAAGTCCATGGAGAACATGCTGGACGAGAAGGTCAAgtcgccaccaccgccggtGCTCAGCAAGAAGCCCAGTGTGCCGCTCAAGAAAACTCCCACCGGCGGAGTTCCTATGACTG GTAACCTTTTGGGCGGCAAGAAAAAGAATACCGAGGGAAAGCTCACCACTGCCGTGTCCCATGATTTGGCGGATGGTCTTGCGGCCAGCAAGATGCTTTCAGGTGCTAATCAACTACCTGAATCTGGAGCAGCTGGCAATGTGGTGATCCGGAGAGCTGCCACGATTGCAGTGGAGGATACAGATTTCGATCGCGTGGAGAGGGCTTCCATACTCACGGATATGCGGCAAGGAAGGGTCAAGGCGCCAAAGAGACGTCCACCATCGGCGGCTATCAATGTGCTGGGCGAAAGTAATAACAATTCCGTATATGTAAATGGCAGTGGAATGTCCGGATCTGGTGGAGCAGGAAGTGCCAGTGAGTTGAGTGAAGATGGCGGTGCTGGAGGGAAGACTTCTGATGACAATTCCACCGGCGAGGAACCACAGTTGGCCAAACCCAAGCCACGTGAGTGGGAGAAGAAGAAGGCGCCTTGGATGGAGGAGCTGAAGGCCTCGCAGGTCACCAGGAAAAAGACCTCACCCAGTGTGGAGCCACGAGGAGCTTCGGTGGCCGAAAGGACATCCAAACTCTTTGCGGCCGAGCAAGCTGTcagcagcaatagcagcaGTATCACAACGAAAGTCCAATCTTCAGCGGTGACCTCCTCCATGTTTGTGGAGAACTCAACGACCAGCAGCTCGGTGATCACCAGTAGCTCccacaccaccaccaacgATGCCATCATGTCGCGCAGCTTGTCGGCTGCCAAAGTCCAAACCGCCAGCAGCGACGAGGAGACGAGAGCCACAAGGCCAAACAGTCTAGCTATACGAAATCAACGAAGTGTTTCGCCTCTGGTAAAGAGCTCCAATGCCAGCAGCTCGCAGTCCCAGGAGGAGAAGCCCACCAGCCAGCTGAACAACCACCAGGATGCCAGTTCCTCAAGGGTGGCCCAATTGGAGCAACGGGTGGATAAGCTGGAGGGGCTGGTGCTAAACCAACAGCGAACCATTGAGGAGCTGGTAAATGCCCTGAAATCGGAAGCTGAACGCGTCAAGATTTTGAGGAGCGAACTGGACAAATACGCGCA
- the cindr gene encoding CIN85 and CD2AP related, isoform I: MTTTNSSNSSTTSVTTQQQKEQIGGSSSTTSKVYIKKTGSSSNSTTSSTTTASSSAGRKESFGSRDSLNDILSETGLPTGNVAAQRKSLENKNLDLTKPPGVGASVSIGQQRSSTSSATTSSATTVATGLTSSSVSKSMENMLDEKVKSPPPPVLSKKPSVPLKKTPTGGVPMTGNLLGGKKKNTEGKLTTAVSHDLADGLAASKMLSGANQLPESGAAGNVVIRRAATIAVEDTDFDRVERASILTDMRQGRVKAPKRRPPSAAINVLGESNNNSVYVNGSGMSGSGGAGSASELSEDGGAGGKTSDDNSTGEEPQLAKPKPREWEKKKAPWMEELKASQVTRKKTSPSVEPRGASVAERTSKLFAAEQAVSSNSSSITTKVQSSAVTSSMFVENSTTSSSVITSSSHTTTNDAIMSRSLSAAKVQTASSDEETRATRPNSLAIRNQRSVSPLVKSSNASSSQSQEEKPTSQLNNHQDASSSRVAQLEQRVDKLEGLVLNQQRTIEELVNALKSEAERVKILRSELDKYAQCVTQV, translated from the exons ATGACCACAACGAACTCAAGCAATTCCAGCACCACCTCGGTGACCacgcagcagcagaaggagcagATCGGAGGCAGTTCCTCCACCACATCGAAGGTGTACATCAAGAAGACCGGGAGCAGTAGCAATAGCActaccagcagcaccaccacagCTTCCTCTTCGGCGGGTCGCAAGGAGAGCTTTGGTTCCCGTGACTCCCTGAACGATATCCTTAGTGAAACGGGTCTGCCCACCGGCAATGTGGCTGCCCAAAGGAAATCCCTGGAGAACAAGAACCTGGACCTGACTAAGCCACCTGGAGTGGGAGCATCAGTGTCCATTGGACAGCAGCGGAGCAGCACCTCTAGTGCCACCACCTCCTCAGCCACTACAGTAGCCACTGGACTAACCTCATCATCAGTGAGCAAGTCCATGGAGAACATGCTGGACGAGAAGGTCAAgtcgccaccaccgccggtGCTCAGCAAGAAGCCCAGTGTGCCGCTCAAGAAAACTCCCACCGGCGGAGTTCCTATGACTG GTAACCTTTTGGGCGGCAAGAAAAAGAATACCGAGGGAAAGCTCACCACTGCCGTGTCCCATGATTTGGCGGATGGTCTTGCGGCCAGCAAGATGCTTTCAGGTGCTAATCAACTACCTGAATCTGGAGCAGCTGGCAATGTGGTGATCCGGAGAGCTGCCACGATTGCAGTGGAGGATACAGATTTCGATCGCGTGGAGAGGGCTTCCATACTCACGGATATGCGGCAAGGAAGGGTCAAGGCGCCAAAGAGACGTCCACCATCGGCGGCTATCAATGTGCTGGGCGAAAGTAATAACAATTCCGTATATGTAAATGGCAGTGGAATGTCCGGATCTGGTGGAGCAGGAAGTGCCAGTGAGTTGAGTGAAGATGGCGGTGCTGGAGGGAAGACTTCTGATGACAATTCCACCGGCGAGGAACCACAGTTGGCCAAACCCAAGCCACGTGAGTGGGAGAAGAAGAAGGCGCCTTGGATGGAGGAGCTGAAGGCCTCGCAGGTCACCAGGAAAAAGACCTCACCCAGTGTGGAGCCACGAGGAGCTTCGGTGGCCGAAAGGACATCCAAACTCTTTGCGGCCGAGCAAGCTGTcagcagcaatagcagcaGTATCACAACGAAAGTCCAATCTTCAGCGGTGACCTCCTCCATGTTTGTGGAGAACTCAACGACCAGCAGCTCGGTGATCACCAGTAGCTCccacaccaccaccaacgATGCCATCATGTCGCGCAGCTTGTCGGCTGCCAAAGTCCAAACCGCCAGCAGCGACGAGGAGACGAGAGCCACAAGGCCAAACAGTCTAGCTATACGAAATCAACGAAGTGTTTCGCCTCTGGTAAAGAGCTCCAATGCCAGCAGCTCGCAGTCCCAGGAGGAGAAGCCCACCAGCCAGCTGAACAACCACCAGGATGCCAGTTCCTCAAGGGTGGCCCAATTGGAGCAACGGGTGGATAAGCTGGAGGGGCTGGTGCTAAACCAACAGCGAACCATTGAGGAGCTGGTAAATGCCCTGAAATCGGAAGCTGAACGCGTCAAGATTTTGAGGAGCGAACTGGACAAATACGCGCAGTGCGTGACGCAAGTTTGA